Proteins encoded together in one Carya illinoinensis cultivar Pawnee chromosome 3, C.illinoinensisPawnee_v1, whole genome shotgun sequence window:
- the LOC122303814 gene encoding glutamate receptor 3.7-like isoform X1 — protein sequence MEHFGFLPMIVLVGVFLTGSVYSRSPAVVNVGAIFTQNSVIGRAAKVAMEAAVSDVNADPTILKGTKLRFITDDANCSVFLGSVGAFRLLEKGVVAIIGPQSSAIAHMISEIANGLQVPLVSYAATDPTLSALQFPFFLRNTQSDAFQMAAMADLIDFYEWKEVIAIFVDDDYGRNGISALDDELHKRALKIAQKLPLAIQFDLDNITDMLNKSRLLGPRVYVVHVGPDPKMRLFTIAQKLQMMTSNYVWLATDWLSVTLDSFSPMTESSLQILQGVVGLRQHTPESIRKRAFVSRWGKMLDEGLASSELNTYGLNAYDTVWAVAHSIDNFVKEHRNITFSFNDKLLKMNPSKIQLNKLKVFDGGSILLEKLLETSFTGLSGQVQFNQDRNIVSGGYDVINIDQMAVHMVGYWSNSSGFSVLPPENIKSEENSYSHLHQKLNMVTWPGGSMERPRGWEIADNERPLRIGVPNRASFVEFATKLHNNLNMQGYCIDLFIEARKLVPYDVPYRFEPFGDGHSNPNYDNLVKMVADEACLEDLNWQFLSVCNEYKLMTLNMSFIPCKREEVFDAAVGDIAIVTNRTKIVDFSQPYATTGLVIVAPVRNSKSSAWVFLKPFTVEMWCVTAASFVMIAVVIWILEHRVNNDFRGPPKRQLVTMFLFSFSTLFKTNQETTVSPLGRMVMVVWLFLLMVVTASYTASLTSILTVQQLSSPITGIDSLVSSNWPIGYQEGSFAYSYLTDNLHIPRSRLISLGSPEAYERALRLGPTDGGVAAIIDELTYVELFLSKQTEFGIIGQPFTRGGWGFAFRRDSPLAVDMSTAILKLSENGGLQKLREKWFCKMGCPGERKRNVEPNQLHLISFWGLYLLCGIFTLGAFVVFLLLTVCEFIRYKKLQQSSASSSVPSKAHCSQVIYIFLGFIDQKKEAIKKKSAQPVNSQGQI from the exons atggAACACTTCGGGTTTCTGCCAATGATAGTTTTGGTAGGAGTATTCCTTACCGGTTCTGTGTACTCCCGAAGTCCTGCCGTTGTGAACGTTGGTGCAATTTTTACTCAAAATTCGGTTATTGGTAGAGCAGCCAAGGTGGCGATGGAAGCAGCTGTCTCTGATGTCAATGCAGACCCAACAATTCTCAAAGGGACAAAGCTGAGGTTTATCACGGATGATGCAAATTGTAGTGTCTTCTTGGGGTCCGTTGGAG CTTTTCGGTTACTTGAGAAAGGGGTAGTGGCGATAATTGGTCCACAGTCCTCTGCTATAGCTCATATGATTTCTGAGATTGCTAATGGTCTCCAAGTGCCTCTTGTTTCATATGCTGCCACTGATCCAACACTTTCTGCCCTCCAATTCCCATTCTTCCTTCGAAATACACAGAGTGATGCCTTCCAAATGGCTGCTATGGCTGACTTAATTGACTTTTATGAATGGAAAGAGGTCATTGCCATATTTGTGGATGATGACTATGGGAGAAATGGGATATCTGCTTTAGATGACGAACTTCACAAGAGGGCATTGAAGATTGCTCAGAAGTTGCCTTTGGCTATCCAGTTTGATCTAGACAACATCACTGATATGCTTAATAAATCTAGATTGCTCGGACCTCGTGTTTATGTTGTTCATGTTGGTCCTGACCCCAAAATGAGATTATTCACCATAgctcaaaaacttcaaatgatGACCAGCAACTATGTATGGCTTGCGACAGATTGGCTTTCTGTTACCTTGGATTCATTCTCTCCAATGACTGAATCTTCACTCCAAATACTCCAAGGGGTAGTTGGGCTTCGTCAACATACTCCAGAGTCCATCCGAAAGAGGGCTTTTGTGTCTCGATGGGGAAAAATGCTAGATGAGGGTTTAGCAAGTTCTGAGCTAAATACTTATGGACTCAATGCCTATGACACAGTATGGGCAGTTGCACATTCAATCgataattttgtaaaagaaCACAGAAATATCACATTCTCTTTTAACGATAAGTTACTCAAAATGAACCCGAGTAAAATTCAGCTGAACAAGCTCAAAGTCTTTGATGGTGGATCTATTCTCCTGGAGAAATTATTGGAGACAAGCTTCACTGGTTTAAGTGGTCAAGTACAATTTAACCAAGATCGGAACATTGTAAGTGGTGGTTATGATGTTATTAATATTGACCAGATGGCAGTTCATATGGTCGGTTATTGGTCTAATTCCTCAGGTTTTTCAGTTTTACCCccagaaaatattaaaagtgaagAAAACAGTTATTCCCATTTGCATCAGAAGCTTAACATGGTTACTTGGCCTGGTGGAAGTATGGAAAGGCCACGTGGTTGGGAAATTGCAGATAATGAGAGACCATTGAGGATCGGAGTGCCAAACAGAGCAAGTTTTGTTGAATTTGCTACCAAACTGCACAACAACCTAAACATGCAAGGCTACTGCATTGATTTGTTCATTGAAGCACGGAAATTAGTCCCATATGATGTTCCTTACAGATTCGAGCCTTTTGGGGATGGTCACTCCAATCCCAATTACGACAATCTTGTAAAGATGGTTGCAGATGAG GCTTGCCTAGAAGATCTTAATTGGCAATTTCTGAGTGTATGCAACGAATACAAATTGATGACATTAAACATGTCTTTTATACCTTGCAAAAGAGAGGAG GTGTTTGATGCTGCTGTCGGGGACATTGCAATTGTGACAAACAGGACAAAGATTGTGGATTTTTCACAGCCATATGCTACTACTGGTCTTGTCATAGTGGCTCCAGTCCGCAATTCAAAATCAAGTGCCTGGGTGTTTCTTAAACCATTTACAGTGGAGATGTGGTGTGTTACCGCAGCTTCTTTTGTAATGATTGCAGTAGTTATTTGGATTCTTGAGCATCGAGTCAACAATGATTTCCGGGGCCCTCCTAAGAGGCAGCTTGTTACAATGTTTCT GTTCAGCTTCTCGACATTGTTTAAGACAAATC AGGAAACTACAGTTAGCCCACTTGGACGGATGGTGATGGTGGTTTGGCTATTCCTATTAATGGTGGTCACAGCAAGTTACACAGCAAGCTTAACTTCAATTCTCACAGTTCAGCAGCTTTCATCACCCATCACAGGAATTGATAGCCTGGTTTCGAGTAACTGGCCTATCGGGTATCAAGAAGGTTCCTTTGCTTATAGCTATCTGACAGACAATCTTCACATACCTAGGTCAAGACTCATTTCTCTGGGCTCCCCAGAAGCGTATGAGAGAGCACTACGACTTGGGCCAACTGATGGAGGGGTAGCAGCTATTATAGATGAGCTTACATATGTGGAGTTATTTCTGTCAAAGCAAACTGAATTTGGGATTATTGGGCAACCTTTTACCAGGGGTGGATGGGGATTT GCTTTCAGGAGAGATTCCCCACTTGCTGTTGACATGTCTACGGCAATCTTGAAACTTTCTGAGAATGGAGGGCTTCAGAAACTCCGTGAGAAGTGGTTCTGTAAGATGGGTTGTCCAGGAGAGAGGAAAAGGAATGTTGAGCCTAACCAACTCCACTTGATCAGCTTTTGGGGTCTATATTTGTTATGTGGTATCTTCACTCTTGGTGCCTTTGTGGTGTTTCTGCTACTTACGGTTTGCGAATTCATACGTTACAAAAAACTGCAGCAGTCTTCTGCTTCATCCTCAGTTCCATCAAAGGCTCACTGTTCTCAGGTCATTTACATCTTTTTGGGCTTCATTGATCAGAAGAAAGAAGCTATCAAGAAAAAGTCTGCTCAGCCTGTCAATTCTCAAGGTCAGATTTAG
- the LOC122303814 gene encoding glutamate receptor 3.7-like isoform X3: protein MEHFGFLPMIVLVGVFLTGSVYSRSPAVVNVGAIFTQNSVIGRAAKVAMEAAVSDVNADPTILKGTKLRFITDDANCSVFLGSVGAFRLLEKGVVAIIGPQSSAIAHMISEIANGLQVPLVSYAATDPTLSALQFPFFLRNTQSDAFQMAAMADLIDFYEWKEVIAIFVDDDYGRNGISALDDELHKRALKIAQKLPLAIQFDLDNITDMLNKSRLLGPRVYVVHVGPDPKMRLFTIAQKLQMMTSNYVWLATDWLSVTLDSFSPMTESSLQILQGVVGLRQHTPESIRKRAFVSRWGKMLDEGLASSELNTYGLNAYDTVWAVAHSIDNFVKEHRNITFSFNDKLLKMNPSKIQLNKLKVFDGGSILLEKLLETSFTGLSGQVQFNQDRNIVSGGYDVINIDQMAVHMVGYWSNSSGFSVLPPENIKSEENSYSHLHQKLNMVTWPGGSMERPRGWEIADNERPLRIGVPNRASFVEFATKLHNNLNMQGYCIDLFIEARKLVPYDVPYRFEPFGDGHSNPNYDNLVKMVADEACLEDLNWQFLSVCNEYKLMTLNMSFIPCKREEVFDAAVGDIAIVTNRTKIVDFSQPYATTGLVIVAPVRNSKSSAWVFLKPFTVEMWCVTAASFVMIAVVIWILEHRVNNDFRGPPKRQLVTMFLFSFSTLFKTNQETTVSPLGRMVMVVWLFLLMVVTASYTASLTSILTVQQLSSPITGIDSLVSSNWPIGYQEGSFAYSYLTDNLHIPRSRLISLGSPEAYERALRLGPTDGGVAAIIDELTYVELFLSKQTEFGIIGQPFTRGGWGFAFRRDSPLAVDMSTAILKLSENGGLQKLREKWFCKMGCPGERKRNVEPNQLHLISFWGLYLLCAVFCFILSSIKGSLFSGHLHLFGLH, encoded by the exons atggAACACTTCGGGTTTCTGCCAATGATAGTTTTGGTAGGAGTATTCCTTACCGGTTCTGTGTACTCCCGAAGTCCTGCCGTTGTGAACGTTGGTGCAATTTTTACTCAAAATTCGGTTATTGGTAGAGCAGCCAAGGTGGCGATGGAAGCAGCTGTCTCTGATGTCAATGCAGACCCAACAATTCTCAAAGGGACAAAGCTGAGGTTTATCACGGATGATGCAAATTGTAGTGTCTTCTTGGGGTCCGTTGGAG CTTTTCGGTTACTTGAGAAAGGGGTAGTGGCGATAATTGGTCCACAGTCCTCTGCTATAGCTCATATGATTTCTGAGATTGCTAATGGTCTCCAAGTGCCTCTTGTTTCATATGCTGCCACTGATCCAACACTTTCTGCCCTCCAATTCCCATTCTTCCTTCGAAATACACAGAGTGATGCCTTCCAAATGGCTGCTATGGCTGACTTAATTGACTTTTATGAATGGAAAGAGGTCATTGCCATATTTGTGGATGATGACTATGGGAGAAATGGGATATCTGCTTTAGATGACGAACTTCACAAGAGGGCATTGAAGATTGCTCAGAAGTTGCCTTTGGCTATCCAGTTTGATCTAGACAACATCACTGATATGCTTAATAAATCTAGATTGCTCGGACCTCGTGTTTATGTTGTTCATGTTGGTCCTGACCCCAAAATGAGATTATTCACCATAgctcaaaaacttcaaatgatGACCAGCAACTATGTATGGCTTGCGACAGATTGGCTTTCTGTTACCTTGGATTCATTCTCTCCAATGACTGAATCTTCACTCCAAATACTCCAAGGGGTAGTTGGGCTTCGTCAACATACTCCAGAGTCCATCCGAAAGAGGGCTTTTGTGTCTCGATGGGGAAAAATGCTAGATGAGGGTTTAGCAAGTTCTGAGCTAAATACTTATGGACTCAATGCCTATGACACAGTATGGGCAGTTGCACATTCAATCgataattttgtaaaagaaCACAGAAATATCACATTCTCTTTTAACGATAAGTTACTCAAAATGAACCCGAGTAAAATTCAGCTGAACAAGCTCAAAGTCTTTGATGGTGGATCTATTCTCCTGGAGAAATTATTGGAGACAAGCTTCACTGGTTTAAGTGGTCAAGTACAATTTAACCAAGATCGGAACATTGTAAGTGGTGGTTATGATGTTATTAATATTGACCAGATGGCAGTTCATATGGTCGGTTATTGGTCTAATTCCTCAGGTTTTTCAGTTTTACCCccagaaaatattaaaagtgaagAAAACAGTTATTCCCATTTGCATCAGAAGCTTAACATGGTTACTTGGCCTGGTGGAAGTATGGAAAGGCCACGTGGTTGGGAAATTGCAGATAATGAGAGACCATTGAGGATCGGAGTGCCAAACAGAGCAAGTTTTGTTGAATTTGCTACCAAACTGCACAACAACCTAAACATGCAAGGCTACTGCATTGATTTGTTCATTGAAGCACGGAAATTAGTCCCATATGATGTTCCTTACAGATTCGAGCCTTTTGGGGATGGTCACTCCAATCCCAATTACGACAATCTTGTAAAGATGGTTGCAGATGAG GCTTGCCTAGAAGATCTTAATTGGCAATTTCTGAGTGTATGCAACGAATACAAATTGATGACATTAAACATGTCTTTTATACCTTGCAAAAGAGAGGAG GTGTTTGATGCTGCTGTCGGGGACATTGCAATTGTGACAAACAGGACAAAGATTGTGGATTTTTCACAGCCATATGCTACTACTGGTCTTGTCATAGTGGCTCCAGTCCGCAATTCAAAATCAAGTGCCTGGGTGTTTCTTAAACCATTTACAGTGGAGATGTGGTGTGTTACCGCAGCTTCTTTTGTAATGATTGCAGTAGTTATTTGGATTCTTGAGCATCGAGTCAACAATGATTTCCGGGGCCCTCCTAAGAGGCAGCTTGTTACAATGTTTCT GTTCAGCTTCTCGACATTGTTTAAGACAAATC AGGAAACTACAGTTAGCCCACTTGGACGGATGGTGATGGTGGTTTGGCTATTCCTATTAATGGTGGTCACAGCAAGTTACACAGCAAGCTTAACTTCAATTCTCACAGTTCAGCAGCTTTCATCACCCATCACAGGAATTGATAGCCTGGTTTCGAGTAACTGGCCTATCGGGTATCAAGAAGGTTCCTTTGCTTATAGCTATCTGACAGACAATCTTCACATACCTAGGTCAAGACTCATTTCTCTGGGCTCCCCAGAAGCGTATGAGAGAGCACTACGACTTGGGCCAACTGATGGAGGGGTAGCAGCTATTATAGATGAGCTTACATATGTGGAGTTATTTCTGTCAAAGCAAACTGAATTTGGGATTATTGGGCAACCTTTTACCAGGGGTGGATGGGGATTT GCTTTCAGGAGAGATTCCCCACTTGCTGTTGACATGTCTACGGCAATCTTGAAACTTTCTGAGAATGGAGGGCTTCAGAAACTCCGTGAGAAGTGGTTCTGTAAGATGGGTTGTCCAGGAGAGAGGAAAAGGAATGTTGAGCCTAACCAACTCCACTTGATCAGCTTTTGGGGTCTATATTTGTTATGTG CAGTCTTCTGCTTCATCCTCAGTTCCATCAAAGGCTCACTGTTCTCAGGTCATTTACATCTTTTTGGGCTTCATTGA
- the LOC122303814 gene encoding glutamate receptor 3.7-like isoform X2, whose amino-acid sequence MEHFGFLPMIVLVGVFLTGSVYSRSPAVVNVGAIFTQNSVIGRAAKVAMEAAVSDVNADPTILKGTKLRFITDDANCSVFLGSVGAFRLLEKGVVAIIGPQSSAIAHMISEIANGLQVPLVSYAATDPTLSALQFPFFLRNTQSDAFQMAAMADLIDFYEWKEVIAIFVDDDYGRNGISALDDELHKRALKIAQKLPLAIQFDLDNITDMLNKSRLLGPRVYVVHVGPDPKMRLFTIAQKLQMMTSNYVWLATDWLSVTLDSFSPMTESSLQILQGVVGLRQHTPESIRKRAFVSRWGKMLDEGLASSELNTYGLNAYDTVWAVAHSIDNFVKEHRNITFSFNDKLLKMNPSKIQLNKLKVFDGGSILLEKLLETSFTGLSGQVQFNQDRNIVSGGYDVINIDQMAVHMVGYWSNSSGFSVLPPENIKSEENSYSHLHQKLNMVTWPGGSMERPRGWEIADNERPLRIGVPNRASFVEFATKLHNNLNMQGYCIDLFIEARKLVPYDVPYRFEPFGDGHSNPNYDNLVKMVADEVFDAAVGDIAIVTNRTKIVDFSQPYATTGLVIVAPVRNSKSSAWVFLKPFTVEMWCVTAASFVMIAVVIWILEHRVNNDFRGPPKRQLVTMFLFSFSTLFKTNQETTVSPLGRMVMVVWLFLLMVVTASYTASLTSILTVQQLSSPITGIDSLVSSNWPIGYQEGSFAYSYLTDNLHIPRSRLISLGSPEAYERALRLGPTDGGVAAIIDELTYVELFLSKQTEFGIIGQPFTRGGWGFAFRRDSPLAVDMSTAILKLSENGGLQKLREKWFCKMGCPGERKRNVEPNQLHLISFWGLYLLCGIFTLGAFVVFLLLTVCEFIRYKKLQQSSASSSVPSKAHCSQVIYIFLGFIDQKKEAIKKKSAQPVNSQGQI is encoded by the exons atggAACACTTCGGGTTTCTGCCAATGATAGTTTTGGTAGGAGTATTCCTTACCGGTTCTGTGTACTCCCGAAGTCCTGCCGTTGTGAACGTTGGTGCAATTTTTACTCAAAATTCGGTTATTGGTAGAGCAGCCAAGGTGGCGATGGAAGCAGCTGTCTCTGATGTCAATGCAGACCCAACAATTCTCAAAGGGACAAAGCTGAGGTTTATCACGGATGATGCAAATTGTAGTGTCTTCTTGGGGTCCGTTGGAG CTTTTCGGTTACTTGAGAAAGGGGTAGTGGCGATAATTGGTCCACAGTCCTCTGCTATAGCTCATATGATTTCTGAGATTGCTAATGGTCTCCAAGTGCCTCTTGTTTCATATGCTGCCACTGATCCAACACTTTCTGCCCTCCAATTCCCATTCTTCCTTCGAAATACACAGAGTGATGCCTTCCAAATGGCTGCTATGGCTGACTTAATTGACTTTTATGAATGGAAAGAGGTCATTGCCATATTTGTGGATGATGACTATGGGAGAAATGGGATATCTGCTTTAGATGACGAACTTCACAAGAGGGCATTGAAGATTGCTCAGAAGTTGCCTTTGGCTATCCAGTTTGATCTAGACAACATCACTGATATGCTTAATAAATCTAGATTGCTCGGACCTCGTGTTTATGTTGTTCATGTTGGTCCTGACCCCAAAATGAGATTATTCACCATAgctcaaaaacttcaaatgatGACCAGCAACTATGTATGGCTTGCGACAGATTGGCTTTCTGTTACCTTGGATTCATTCTCTCCAATGACTGAATCTTCACTCCAAATACTCCAAGGGGTAGTTGGGCTTCGTCAACATACTCCAGAGTCCATCCGAAAGAGGGCTTTTGTGTCTCGATGGGGAAAAATGCTAGATGAGGGTTTAGCAAGTTCTGAGCTAAATACTTATGGACTCAATGCCTATGACACAGTATGGGCAGTTGCACATTCAATCgataattttgtaaaagaaCACAGAAATATCACATTCTCTTTTAACGATAAGTTACTCAAAATGAACCCGAGTAAAATTCAGCTGAACAAGCTCAAAGTCTTTGATGGTGGATCTATTCTCCTGGAGAAATTATTGGAGACAAGCTTCACTGGTTTAAGTGGTCAAGTACAATTTAACCAAGATCGGAACATTGTAAGTGGTGGTTATGATGTTATTAATATTGACCAGATGGCAGTTCATATGGTCGGTTATTGGTCTAATTCCTCAGGTTTTTCAGTTTTACCCccagaaaatattaaaagtgaagAAAACAGTTATTCCCATTTGCATCAGAAGCTTAACATGGTTACTTGGCCTGGTGGAAGTATGGAAAGGCCACGTGGTTGGGAAATTGCAGATAATGAGAGACCATTGAGGATCGGAGTGCCAAACAGAGCAAGTTTTGTTGAATTTGCTACCAAACTGCACAACAACCTAAACATGCAAGGCTACTGCATTGATTTGTTCATTGAAGCACGGAAATTAGTCCCATATGATGTTCCTTACAGATTCGAGCCTTTTGGGGATGGTCACTCCAATCCCAATTACGACAATCTTGTAAAGATGGTTGCAGATGAG GTGTTTGATGCTGCTGTCGGGGACATTGCAATTGTGACAAACAGGACAAAGATTGTGGATTTTTCACAGCCATATGCTACTACTGGTCTTGTCATAGTGGCTCCAGTCCGCAATTCAAAATCAAGTGCCTGGGTGTTTCTTAAACCATTTACAGTGGAGATGTGGTGTGTTACCGCAGCTTCTTTTGTAATGATTGCAGTAGTTATTTGGATTCTTGAGCATCGAGTCAACAATGATTTCCGGGGCCCTCCTAAGAGGCAGCTTGTTACAATGTTTCT GTTCAGCTTCTCGACATTGTTTAAGACAAATC AGGAAACTACAGTTAGCCCACTTGGACGGATGGTGATGGTGGTTTGGCTATTCCTATTAATGGTGGTCACAGCAAGTTACACAGCAAGCTTAACTTCAATTCTCACAGTTCAGCAGCTTTCATCACCCATCACAGGAATTGATAGCCTGGTTTCGAGTAACTGGCCTATCGGGTATCAAGAAGGTTCCTTTGCTTATAGCTATCTGACAGACAATCTTCACATACCTAGGTCAAGACTCATTTCTCTGGGCTCCCCAGAAGCGTATGAGAGAGCACTACGACTTGGGCCAACTGATGGAGGGGTAGCAGCTATTATAGATGAGCTTACATATGTGGAGTTATTTCTGTCAAAGCAAACTGAATTTGGGATTATTGGGCAACCTTTTACCAGGGGTGGATGGGGATTT GCTTTCAGGAGAGATTCCCCACTTGCTGTTGACATGTCTACGGCAATCTTGAAACTTTCTGAGAATGGAGGGCTTCAGAAACTCCGTGAGAAGTGGTTCTGTAAGATGGGTTGTCCAGGAGAGAGGAAAAGGAATGTTGAGCCTAACCAACTCCACTTGATCAGCTTTTGGGGTCTATATTTGTTATGTGGTATCTTCACTCTTGGTGCCTTTGTGGTGTTTCTGCTACTTACGGTTTGCGAATTCATACGTTACAAAAAACTGCAGCAGTCTTCTGCTTCATCCTCAGTTCCATCAAAGGCTCACTGTTCTCAGGTCATTTACATCTTTTTGGGCTTCATTGATCAGAAGAAAGAAGCTATCAAGAAAAAGTCTGCTCAGCCTGTCAATTCTCAAGGTCAGATTTAG